A window of the Megalopta genalis isolate 19385.01 chromosome 2, iyMegGena1_principal, whole genome shotgun sequence genome harbors these coding sequences:
- the Dnmt1a gene encoding DNA methyltransferase 1a isoform X1 has translation MKPGSTKSTKHEPTIIDMFLKQIAKRKRRDSDVNNDEEIQNTRKSILVNNESNKENQSPTVNEEYLEENIEKKVKIECDISEVKIQTKKVNTIFEKCEYCRQKLNDVRFYPGHPNGAVDEFVALTDSKLCLFSGDESFIHESDEHPQNKLTHFSVYDKNGHLCPFDAGLIEKNVSLYFSGYMKAIYEEDASPEGGVPTKDMGPINEWYVSGFDGGELALIGFNTAFAEYILMEPSEAYIPFIDLVREKIYISKLVIEFLLDELNPTYEDLLNKLQTVVPPKGITRFSEDILLRHAQFVCDQVLSFDNSADSDDVLLITSPCMRALANLAGVTLGKKAALRRTQRREQKIKKPAWTKATTTQLVNNMFENIFTDQLIKHDDKITMGPKRQRCGVCENCQQPDCGLCSACKDMIKFGGSGRSKQACVKRRCPNMAIQEADDSDPENEEQFETVIDSTNIEEESRKKAFKEFKKDIVWVGKQIAIDNQRTYYKSVIVGNENIQLNDYVLVEPKNPVIPLHVAKIIYMWENRNGIKQFHANWFHRGNNTILGETSDPIELFLSDDCDDVPFTSIRSKCTVVFKKVSDNWVDLGNTNLSLENEVKDIDGKTFFYQKRYTPETARFEDPSPDPECHRKENIHRFCAACVRLHTLEQYNTPKVYEKIEEKSSREVIYGVIKYKGEEYRVGTAVFLQPGTFKFKHKTMNQDVKVKKENVDEDMYPEFYRKSSDHIKGSNYDTPEPFCIGYINMIYAITNDVIVSPSDINIKVNKLYRPENTHKDPTSVEQLDVNMVYWSDEVYTIKFSDVVNKCYLAYSENLNQPIDEWSALGPNRFYFNEVYNLQEKTFDEPPYHAISIGKTSKGKGNLKLKGKKTEENQKKTIVNKPTEYNVGINKLKTLDVFAGCGGLSEGLHQAGVAECLWAIEKEEPAAHAYRLNNPNTTVFTEDCNILLKKVMDGDITDNIGQTLPQKGQVELLCGGPPCQGFSGMNRFNSRQYSLFKNSLVVSYLSYCDYYRPKFFIMENVRNFVSFKKSMVLKLTLRCLVRMGYQCTFGILQAGNYGVPQTRRRMIILAAAPGQILPNYPEPTHVFSKRACQLSVLVNNKKYSSNCTWIDSAPYRTISVRDSMSDLPEIKNGWNKEDMSYSSEPISHFQRKMRAKQYQPLLRDHICKEMAPLVEARIAHIPIASGSDWRDLPNIAIRLSDGTYSKKLEYIYDDKKVGKSFDGAYRGVCSCCLGKACDPADRQFNTLIPWCLPHTGNRHNHWAGLYGRLEWNGFFSTTITNPEPMGKQGRVLHPVQSRVVSVRECARSQGFPDSFRFYGTILDKHRQVGNAVPPPLGAAIGHEIRKCIQDENITTEIHDDIKLELNSIKTEVANNSSN, from the exons ATGAAACCTGGCAGTACAAAATCTACTAAACATGAGCCAAcaataattgatatgtttctaAAACAAATtgctaaaagaaaaagaagggaTTCAGATGTTAATAATGATGAAGagatacaaaatacacgaaaaaGTATTCTTGTAAACAATGAATCTAATAAAGAAAATCAAAGTCCAACTGTAAATGAAGAATATttagaagaaaatattgaaaaaaaagttaaaattgaatgtgatataagtgaagtaAAAATTCAAACTAAGAAAGTGAAtactatttttgaaaaatgtgaaTATTGTCGTCAAAAATTGAATGATGTAAGATTTTATCCAGGACATCCAAATGGAGCTGTTGATGAATTTGTTGCTTTAACTGATTCAAAATTATGTTTATTTAGTGGTGATGAGTCATTCATACATGAAAGTGATGAACATCCGCAAAATAAATTAACTCATTTTAG tgtttatgataaaaatggtcatttatgtccatttgatgctgGACTTATAGAAAAAAATGTATCTTTATATTTCTCTGGCTACATGAAAGCAATTTATGAAGAAGATGCATCACCTGAAGGTGGAGTACCTACTAAGGACATGGGACCGATAAATGAGTGGTATGTTTCTGGTTTTGATGGAGGTGAACTAGCTCTTATTGGATTCAATACAGCATTTGCTGAATATATTTTAATGGAACCATCAGAAGCATATATTCCTTTCATAGATCTTGTTAGAGAAAAGATATATATCAGTAAACTGGTCATTGAATTTCTGTTAGATGAACTTAATCCAACCTACGAAGATTTACTGAACAAACTTcaa ACAGTTGTTCCACCTAAAGGTATTACAAGATTCAGCGAAGATATTTTACTACGACATGCACAGTTTGTATGCGATCAAGTATTGTCATTTGATAATTCTGCTGATTCAGACGATGTCCTCCTTATCACAAGTCCTTGTATGCGAGCATTAGCTAATCTGGCAGGTGTTACATTGGGTAAAAAAGCAGCACTTCGTAGAACACAGCGTCGCGaacagaaaattaaaaaacCTGCCTGGACAAAAGCAACTACAACTCAATTAGTGAACAATAtgttcgaaaatatttttactgatcAGTTGATTAAACACGATGATAAAATAACAATG ggGCCTAAACGACAAAGGTGTGGAGTATGTGAAAATTGTCAACAACCCGATTGTGGTCTTTGCAGTGCTTGTAAAGATATGATTAAATTTGGAGGAAGTGGAAGGAGCAAGCAGGCTTGTGTTAAAAGAAGATGTCCAAATATGGCCATTCAA GAAGCAGATGACTCTGATCCAGAGAATGAAGAACAGTTTGAAACTGTTATAGATAGTACAAATATTGAAGAAGAAAGCAGAAAGAAAgcttttaaagaatttaaaaaagatattgtaTGGGTGGGAAAACAAATTGCTATTGATAACCAGAGAACATATTATAAATCTGTCATTGTAGGCAATGAAAATATACAATTGAATGATTATGTACTTGTTGAGCCGAAAAATCCGGTGATTCCGCTTCATGTTGCTAAAATAATTTACATGTGGGAAAATAGAAATGGTATAAAGCAATTCCATGCTAATTGGTTCCACAGAGGAAACAATACAATTTTGGGAGAAACATCAGATCCTATAGAATTGTTTTTGAGTGATGATTGTGATGATGTACCTTTTACATCCATCAGATCCAAATGTACTgtcgtttttaaaaaagtttcAGACAATTGGGTTGATCTAG GTAATACGAATTTAAGTCTTGAAAATGAAGTAAAAGACATAGATGGCAAGACGTTTTTTTATCAAAAACGTTATACACCTGAAACTGCTCGATTTGAGGATCCTTCACCTGATCCTGAATGTCATCGAAAAGAGAATATACATCGCTTTTGTGCTGCTTGTGTTCGTTTACACACACTAGAACAATACAATACGCCAAAG gtaTACGAGAAAATAGAAGAGAAAAGTAGCAGAGAAGTCATTTATGGAGTAATAAAATACAAAGGCGAAGAGTATAGAGTTGGTACTGCAGTATTTTTGCAGCCAGGGACATTTAAATTTAAACATAAAACTATGAATCAAGATGTAAAAGTGAAAAAGGAAAATGTAGATGAAGATATGTATCCCGAATTTTATAGAAAATCGTCTGATCATATCAAGGGTTCAAATTATGATACTCCTGAACCCTTTTGTATAggatatataaatatgatatatgCTATTACAAATGACGTTATAGTTTCACCTTCTGATATTAACattaaagtaaataaattatatagacCTGAAAATACCCATAAAGATCCTACATCAGTGGAACAACTTGATGTAAATATGGTTTATTGGAGCGACGAAG tgTACACTATCAAATTTAGTGATGTTGTTAATAAGTGCTATCTCGCTTATTCTGAAAATTTAAATCAACCAATTGATGAATGGTCTGCATTAGGACCAAATCGATTTTATTTCAATGAAGTTTACAATCTACAAGAAAAAACATTTGACGAGCCACCTTATCACGCCATTAGCATTGGGAAGACTAGCAAAGGTAAAGGTAACTTGAAACTTAAGGGGAAGAAAACTGAGGAAAATCAGAAGAAGACAATTGTGAATAAGCCTACTGAATACAATGtaggaataaataaattgaagacGCTGGACGTATTTGCTGGTTGTGGTG GGCTATCAGAAGGTTTACATCAAGCTGGCGTTGCTGAATGTTTATGGGCTATTGAGAAAGAAGAACCAGCTGCTCATGCATACCGATTAAATAATCCAAACACAACAGTGTTTACAGAGGACTGTAATATATTATTGAAGAAAGTTATGGAT GGTGATATCACAGATAACATTGGCCAAACACTACCTCAGAAAGGACAAGTGGAGTTACTGTGTGGTGGTCCGCCGTGTCAAGGATTCAGTGGCATGAATCGTTTCAATTCACGACAATACTCTTTATTTAAAAACTCCCTTGTCGTATCTTACCTATCATACTGTGATTACTATAGACCCAAGTTCTTTATAATGGAAAATGTTAGAAATTTTGTATCTTTCAAAAAAAGTATGGTGTTAAAATTAACACTGCGATGTCTAGTACGAATGGGCTACCAATGCACATTTGGTATTCTCCAAGCTGGAAATTACGGAGTGCCTCAAACGAGACGAAG AATGATCATTCTGGCTGCTGCACCTGGACAAATACTTCCAAATTATCCAGAACCTACACATGTCTTCAGCAAACGTGCATGTCAATTAAGTGTTTTGGTCAATAATAAAAAg tatAGCTCTAATTGTACTTGGATAGATTCAGCGCCATATAGAACAATTAGTGTCAGAGATTCCATGTCTGATTTACCAGAAATAAAAAATGGATGGAATAAGGAAGACATGTCTTATAGCAGTGAACCAATATCACATTTTCAgcgaaaa ATGAGAGCAAAACAATACCAACCCTTGTTAAGAGATCATATATGTAAAGAAATGGCACCCCTTGTAGAAGCCAGAATAGCACACATTCCAATTGCTAGTGGTTCAGATTGGCGTGATTTGCCAAACATTGCAATCAGATTAAGTGATGGGACATATTCAAAAAAATt GGAATATATTTATGATGATAAAAAGGTTGGGAAAAGTTTCGATGGAGCATATCGTGGAGTATGCAGTTGTTGCTTAGGGAAAGCATGTGATCCTGCAGATCGACAATTTAACACTCTGATTCCATGGTGCCTTCCACATACGGGAAATCGTCATAATCATTGGGCTGGTTTATATGGTAGATTAGAATGGAATGGATTTTTTAGTACAACTATCACAAATCCTGAACCTATGGGAAAACAG GGTCGAGTGTTGCATCCAGTACAATCTCGAGTGGTCAGTGTACGTGAATGTGCAAGGTCTCAAGGATTCCCAGATAGCTTTCGATTTTATGGAACTATACTGGATAAACATCGACAAGTTGGAAATGCAGTTCCACCACCACTTGGAGCAGCCATTGGACATGAGATAAGGAAATGCATACAAGACGAGAATATAACCACAGAGATTCATGATGATATCAAATTAGAACTAAATTCTATAAAGACTGAAGTAGCTAATAATAGTTCTAACTAA
- the Dnmt1a gene encoding DNA methyltransferase 1a isoform X2 has product MKPGSTKSTKHEPTIIDMFLKQIAKRKRRDSDVNNDEEIQNTRKSILVNNESNKENQSPTVNEEYLEENIEKKVKIECDISEVKIQTKKVNTIFEKCEYCRQKLNDVRFYPGHPNGAVDEFVALTDSKLCLFSGDESFIHESDEHPQNKLTHFSVYDKNGHLCPFDAGLIEKNVSLYFSGYMKAIYEEDASPEGGVPTKDMGPINEWYVSGFDGGELALIGFNTAFAEYILMEPSEAYIPFIDLVREKIYISKLVIEFLLDELNPTYEDLLNKLQTVVPPKGITRFSEDILLRHAQFVCDQVLSFDNSADSDDVLLITSPCMRALANLAGVTLGKKAALRRTQRREQKIKKPAWTKATTTQLVNNMFENIFTDQLIKHDDKITMGPKRQRCGVCENCQQPDCGLCSACKDMIKFGGSGRSKQACVKRRCPNMAIQEADDSDPENEEQFETVIDSTNIEEESRKKAFKEFKKDIVWVGKQIAIDNQRTYYKSVIVGNENIQLNDYVLVEPKNPVIPLHVAKIIYMWENRNGIKQFHANWFHRGNNTILGETSDPIELFLSDDCDDVPFTSIRSKCTVVFKKVSDNWVDLGNTNLSLENEVKDIDGKTFFYQKRYTPETARFEDPSPDPECHRKENIHRFCAACVRLHTLEQYNTPKVYEKIEEKSSREVIYGVIKYKGEEYRVGTAVFLQPGTFKFKHKTMNQDVKVKKENVDEDMYPEFYRKSSDHIKGSNYDTPEPFCIGYINMIYAITNDVIVSPSDINIKVNKLYRPENTHKDPTSVEQLDVNMVYWSDEGPNRFYFNEVYNLQEKTFDEPPYHAISIGKTSKGKGNLKLKGKKTEENQKKTIVNKPTEYNVGINKLKTLDVFAGCGGLSEGLHQAGVAECLWAIEKEEPAAHAYRLNNPNTTVFTEDCNILLKKVMDGDITDNIGQTLPQKGQVELLCGGPPCQGFSGMNRFNSRQYSLFKNSLVVSYLSYCDYYRPKFFIMENVRNFVSFKKSMVLKLTLRCLVRMGYQCTFGILQAGNYGVPQTRRRMIILAAAPGQILPNYPEPTHVFSKRACQLSVLVNNKKYSSNCTWIDSAPYRTISVRDSMSDLPEIKNGWNKEDMSYSSEPISHFQRKMRAKQYQPLLRDHICKEMAPLVEARIAHIPIASGSDWRDLPNIAIRLSDGTYSKKLEYIYDDKKVGKSFDGAYRGVCSCCLGKACDPADRQFNTLIPWCLPHTGNRHNHWAGLYGRLEWNGFFSTTITNPEPMGKQGRVLHPVQSRVVSVRECARSQGFPDSFRFYGTILDKHRQVGNAVPPPLGAAIGHEIRKCIQDENITTEIHDDIKLELNSIKTEVANNSSN; this is encoded by the exons ATGAAACCTGGCAGTACAAAATCTACTAAACATGAGCCAAcaataattgatatgtttctaAAACAAATtgctaaaagaaaaagaagggaTTCAGATGTTAATAATGATGAAGagatacaaaatacacgaaaaaGTATTCTTGTAAACAATGAATCTAATAAAGAAAATCAAAGTCCAACTGTAAATGAAGAATATttagaagaaaatattgaaaaaaaagttaaaattgaatgtgatataagtgaagtaAAAATTCAAACTAAGAAAGTGAAtactatttttgaaaaatgtgaaTATTGTCGTCAAAAATTGAATGATGTAAGATTTTATCCAGGACATCCAAATGGAGCTGTTGATGAATTTGTTGCTTTAACTGATTCAAAATTATGTTTATTTAGTGGTGATGAGTCATTCATACATGAAAGTGATGAACATCCGCAAAATAAATTAACTCATTTTAG tgtttatgataaaaatggtcatttatgtccatttgatgctgGACTTATAGAAAAAAATGTATCTTTATATTTCTCTGGCTACATGAAAGCAATTTATGAAGAAGATGCATCACCTGAAGGTGGAGTACCTACTAAGGACATGGGACCGATAAATGAGTGGTATGTTTCTGGTTTTGATGGAGGTGAACTAGCTCTTATTGGATTCAATACAGCATTTGCTGAATATATTTTAATGGAACCATCAGAAGCATATATTCCTTTCATAGATCTTGTTAGAGAAAAGATATATATCAGTAAACTGGTCATTGAATTTCTGTTAGATGAACTTAATCCAACCTACGAAGATTTACTGAACAAACTTcaa ACAGTTGTTCCACCTAAAGGTATTACAAGATTCAGCGAAGATATTTTACTACGACATGCACAGTTTGTATGCGATCAAGTATTGTCATTTGATAATTCTGCTGATTCAGACGATGTCCTCCTTATCACAAGTCCTTGTATGCGAGCATTAGCTAATCTGGCAGGTGTTACATTGGGTAAAAAAGCAGCACTTCGTAGAACACAGCGTCGCGaacagaaaattaaaaaacCTGCCTGGACAAAAGCAACTACAACTCAATTAGTGAACAATAtgttcgaaaatatttttactgatcAGTTGATTAAACACGATGATAAAATAACAATG ggGCCTAAACGACAAAGGTGTGGAGTATGTGAAAATTGTCAACAACCCGATTGTGGTCTTTGCAGTGCTTGTAAAGATATGATTAAATTTGGAGGAAGTGGAAGGAGCAAGCAGGCTTGTGTTAAAAGAAGATGTCCAAATATGGCCATTCAA GAAGCAGATGACTCTGATCCAGAGAATGAAGAACAGTTTGAAACTGTTATAGATAGTACAAATATTGAAGAAGAAAGCAGAAAGAAAgcttttaaagaatttaaaaaagatattgtaTGGGTGGGAAAACAAATTGCTATTGATAACCAGAGAACATATTATAAATCTGTCATTGTAGGCAATGAAAATATACAATTGAATGATTATGTACTTGTTGAGCCGAAAAATCCGGTGATTCCGCTTCATGTTGCTAAAATAATTTACATGTGGGAAAATAGAAATGGTATAAAGCAATTCCATGCTAATTGGTTCCACAGAGGAAACAATACAATTTTGGGAGAAACATCAGATCCTATAGAATTGTTTTTGAGTGATGATTGTGATGATGTACCTTTTACATCCATCAGATCCAAATGTACTgtcgtttttaaaaaagtttcAGACAATTGGGTTGATCTAG GTAATACGAATTTAAGTCTTGAAAATGAAGTAAAAGACATAGATGGCAAGACGTTTTTTTATCAAAAACGTTATACACCTGAAACTGCTCGATTTGAGGATCCTTCACCTGATCCTGAATGTCATCGAAAAGAGAATATACATCGCTTTTGTGCTGCTTGTGTTCGTTTACACACACTAGAACAATACAATACGCCAAAG gtaTACGAGAAAATAGAAGAGAAAAGTAGCAGAGAAGTCATTTATGGAGTAATAAAATACAAAGGCGAAGAGTATAGAGTTGGTACTGCAGTATTTTTGCAGCCAGGGACATTTAAATTTAAACATAAAACTATGAATCAAGATGTAAAAGTGAAAAAGGAAAATGTAGATGAAGATATGTATCCCGAATTTTATAGAAAATCGTCTGATCATATCAAGGGTTCAAATTATGATACTCCTGAACCCTTTTGTATAggatatataaatatgatatatgCTATTACAAATGACGTTATAGTTTCACCTTCTGATATTAACattaaagtaaataaattatatagacCTGAAAATACCCATAAAGATCCTACATCAGTGGAACAACTTGATGTAAATATGGTTTATTGGAGCGACGAAG GACCAAATCGATTTTATTTCAATGAAGTTTACAATCTACAAGAAAAAACATTTGACGAGCCACCTTATCACGCCATTAGCATTGGGAAGACTAGCAAAGGTAAAGGTAACTTGAAACTTAAGGGGAAGAAAACTGAGGAAAATCAGAAGAAGACAATTGTGAATAAGCCTACTGAATACAATGtaggaataaataaattgaagacGCTGGACGTATTTGCTGGTTGTGGTG GGCTATCAGAAGGTTTACATCAAGCTGGCGTTGCTGAATGTTTATGGGCTATTGAGAAAGAAGAACCAGCTGCTCATGCATACCGATTAAATAATCCAAACACAACAGTGTTTACAGAGGACTGTAATATATTATTGAAGAAAGTTATGGAT GGTGATATCACAGATAACATTGGCCAAACACTACCTCAGAAAGGACAAGTGGAGTTACTGTGTGGTGGTCCGCCGTGTCAAGGATTCAGTGGCATGAATCGTTTCAATTCACGACAATACTCTTTATTTAAAAACTCCCTTGTCGTATCTTACCTATCATACTGTGATTACTATAGACCCAAGTTCTTTATAATGGAAAATGTTAGAAATTTTGTATCTTTCAAAAAAAGTATGGTGTTAAAATTAACACTGCGATGTCTAGTACGAATGGGCTACCAATGCACATTTGGTATTCTCCAAGCTGGAAATTACGGAGTGCCTCAAACGAGACGAAG AATGATCATTCTGGCTGCTGCACCTGGACAAATACTTCCAAATTATCCAGAACCTACACATGTCTTCAGCAAACGTGCATGTCAATTAAGTGTTTTGGTCAATAATAAAAAg tatAGCTCTAATTGTACTTGGATAGATTCAGCGCCATATAGAACAATTAGTGTCAGAGATTCCATGTCTGATTTACCAGAAATAAAAAATGGATGGAATAAGGAAGACATGTCTTATAGCAGTGAACCAATATCACATTTTCAgcgaaaa ATGAGAGCAAAACAATACCAACCCTTGTTAAGAGATCATATATGTAAAGAAATGGCACCCCTTGTAGAAGCCAGAATAGCACACATTCCAATTGCTAGTGGTTCAGATTGGCGTGATTTGCCAAACATTGCAATCAGATTAAGTGATGGGACATATTCAAAAAAATt GGAATATATTTATGATGATAAAAAGGTTGGGAAAAGTTTCGATGGAGCATATCGTGGAGTATGCAGTTGTTGCTTAGGGAAAGCATGTGATCCTGCAGATCGACAATTTAACACTCTGATTCCATGGTGCCTTCCACATACGGGAAATCGTCATAATCATTGGGCTGGTTTATATGGTAGATTAGAATGGAATGGATTTTTTAGTACAACTATCACAAATCCTGAACCTATGGGAAAACAG GGTCGAGTGTTGCATCCAGTACAATCTCGAGTGGTCAGTGTACGTGAATGTGCAAGGTCTCAAGGATTCCCAGATAGCTTTCGATTTTATGGAACTATACTGGATAAACATCGACAAGTTGGAAATGCAGTTCCACCACCACTTGGAGCAGCCATTGGACATGAGATAAGGAAATGCATACAAGACGAGAATATAACCACAGAGATTCATGATGATATCAAATTAGAACTAAATTCTATAAAGACTGAAGTAGCTAATAATAGTTCTAACTAA